AAGGCGCCGTGCGTTCCAACCTGCGCGTCGGCGGCACGGCCGTACCGCTGGTGCTCACAAATCGTGATCGGGAAATCTGCGAGATCCTCAAGCCGGTACTCAGGGAAAAAGGTCTTATGTTTGTGGGCATTGATGTGATCGGCGATTACCTGACCGAGATCAACGTCACCTCTCCCACCGGCGCTGTGCAGTTAAAAGCCTTTGAGGGGATTGATGCCGGCGAGATTTTGTGGGATCGCATAGCCGAGACGCTCCAGAACCGGACCTGATGACGAGGGCGGTTTCCCGTCGGATAACAACACAATACGCCTGACAATTCTCCCTCCGCAAGGCAGGGTTGAGGAAATGCGCGTTTGTTCCATTTTTGTTCTTGCTTTGTATTTCTTGTCGCGCTAGTCTGTGGATAATTCCAGTATAGGCGTACCTGCAAAGCGGCAAGATATTAAACGGGGGCAAGACATGCCGGCGCGGATCACCACCATTGCGTTTGAAGGCGCCGAGGCGCGCCGGGTCGAGGCCGAGGTTGTCCTGACCAATGGCCACATCTCCTTTCATGTGGTCGGACTGGGCGACAAGGCTGTGGCCGAAAGCCGTGAACGGGTGCGCGGGGCCTTTGCCGGCATGGGTTTGAGCCTGCCCGGCAAGCGTATTGTCGCCGCGCTCTCACCCGCCGATCTGCCCAAGGAAGGCTCGCATTTCGATCTGCCGATCGCGCTGGCCCTCATGACGGTCATGGGCATTATTCCCGAAGATGCTCTGACCAACTATGTCTGCGTCGGGGAACTGATGCTCGATGGGCGCATTGCCGCCATCAGCGGGGCCCTGCCCGCCGCCATCGCCGCGTCTGAGTTTGGCATGGGGCTGATCTGCCCGGCGGATAATGGCGCCGAAGCCGCCTGGGCGGGCGATGTCAATATTCTGGCACCAGCGTCGCTGATCGCGCTGATCAATCATTTCAAGGGCCATGCCGTGCTCAGTCCACCGGTGGCCGGCGAGGTGAAGGCGTCGGCCAAACCGCTCGATCTCAATGAGGTTAAGGGCCAGGAAGTGCCGAAACGCGCTTTGGAAATCGCCGCGGCGGGCGGGCATAACCTGCTGTTCGTCGGGCCGCCGGGATCGGGCAAGTCGATGCTGGCCCAGAGGCTGCCGGGCATATTGCCGCCGCTGACCTCACGCGAACTGCTGGAAACCTCTCAGGTCTGGTCAATGGCCGGGCTGATCGCCAAGGGTGAACTCACCCGTGAACGGCCTTTTCGCGCGCCGCACCACTCGGCCTCCATGGCGGCCCTGACCGGCGGCGGGACGCGCGCCAAGCCGGGCGAGGTCTCCCTGGCGCATAATGGCGTGCTGTTCCTCGATGAACTGCCGGAGTTTTCGCCGCAGGCGCTGGATTCGCTGCGCCAGCCGCTGGAAACCAATGAAATCATCGTGGCGCGCGCCAATCACCACGTCAAATACCCGGCGCGGGTGCAATTGGTGGCGGCCATGAATCCCTGCCGCTGCGGTTATGGTGGTGTCGGCAAGGGCGCCTGCGGCAAGGCCCCTCGCTGCATCAGGGATTATCAGGGACGGGTATCCGGCCCGCTGATGGATCGCATCGACCTGCAAATTGATGTCCCGCCCGTCACCGCCATGGATATGGCCCTGCCGGCGCCGGCTGAAGGCTCGAAGGAGGTCGCCGCCCGCGTATCAGTGGCGCGCGACATCCAGCTTGATCGCGCCCGGCGGCTTGATCTGGCCACGGATAATGGCCTGAACGCCACCGCCTACGGTGCCGGGCTGGAGCAGATTTGCGCCCTTGATGACAGCGCCAGGGCCCTGCTGACCCAGGCCGCGCAACAAACAGGGCTCAGTGCGCGCGGCTGGACGCGCACCCTGCGGCTGGCGCGCACCATTGCCGATCTGGAACAGTCCGGGCCTGTTCTGCGCCGCCACGTCGCCGAAGCCCTGGTCTATCGCCGCACGGCCACCGCCGATGATCAGGTTGAGGCGCGAATGCAGGGCCGCGTGGTATCTTAATACTATATGAATCCCGCATTGGAGCTAACTTAACCTTTTTGATCTAGACTGGTCGTCTCAGTAGAGACAGGCGGAAGAATCCCCATGCAGATTTCAGTTACAGGCCATGATCAGGAAGAGCGGCTGTCGCCTGAGGAGCGCCTGAAAGCGCGCGAAGATTTTTTCCGCCTGATGAGCCATGAAATCCGCACCCCGCTCAATGGAGTCATGGGCATGTTGTCGCTCCTGACGCGCACGCCCCTTTCCCCCGACCAGGCATCCTACGTACAGACCGCGCGCGAATCCGGTGATCACCTGCTGACCCTGGTTAACGATCTGCTCGACTATGCCCGTATCGATGCCGGGCGCATTGAACTGGAAACGACCGAGGTGCAACTGGAGCCGTTGTTGCAAAGCGTGGCAGAACTTCTGTCACCGCGCGCCCATGCCAATCATATAGAGGTGGCGTGGTCGCTCGATCCGCGCCTCGATTATATCCATGCCGATGAAGGCCGCCTGCGCCAGATCCTGTTTAATCTCGCCGGCAATGCCATCAAGTTTACCACAAAGGGCGGCGTGCTGATCGATGTGGGCCTGAGCGATGCTGGTCTTATCCGATTTAGTGTCCGCGATACCGGTGCCGGTATTCCGGAAGAGGCCCGCGTGCGTATTTTCGAGGAATATGGCCAGGTGGAAGCCAGCCACGCCACGCGTTATGGCGGCGCCGGACTGGGACTCGTGGTTGTCAAGAAGCTGGTCGATGTCATGCAGGGCACACTCACGCTAGAAAGCGAGGTGGGCAACGGCTCGCTGTTCACAGTGGAATTCCGCGCACCCTACGGCCTGCGCAACCGGCCATCACAAAACCGCTATCCCCATGCTATCGCCTTTATCGGTGATAACGAGATCCTGGCCGAAGGCGCCGAATCGCATCTGGCGGCGGGCGATTGCCGTCTGCGCATGGTGCCGCGCGCCGAAGACATTTTCGATCCGCAGGCCATTATCCTGGCCGATCGCGCCGCTTTTTCCGCGCCCGCGGCCGCGCCTTCCCCGCGCAGCCTGATCCTGCTGGCGCCGGAGCAACGCGACGAAATCGATGCCTGGCGAGAAAAAGGCTGGTCCGGCTATCTGATCAAGCCCCTGCGCCGCAGCTCCCTGCTGGAACGCCTGGAGACGCTGCACGATCAGGAACAGAAGGTCGAACCGAAGCCGCAGAATGA
This sequence is a window from Asticcacaulis sp.. Protein-coding genes within it:
- a CDS encoding YifB family Mg chelatase-like AAA ATPase, with the translated sequence MPARITTIAFEGAEARRVEAEVVLTNGHISFHVVGLGDKAVAESRERVRGAFAGMGLSLPGKRIVAALSPADLPKEGSHFDLPIALALMTVMGIIPEDALTNYVCVGELMLDGRIAAISGALPAAIAASEFGMGLICPADNGAEAAWAGDVNILAPASLIALINHFKGHAVLSPPVAGEVKASAKPLDLNEVKGQEVPKRALEIAAAGGHNLLFVGPPGSGKSMLAQRLPGILPPLTSRELLETSQVWSMAGLIAKGELTRERPFRAPHHSASMAALTGGGTRAKPGEVSLAHNGVLFLDELPEFSPQALDSLRQPLETNEIIVARANHHVKYPARVQLVAAMNPCRCGYGGVGKGACGKAPRCIRDYQGRVSGPLMDRIDLQIDVPPVTAMDMALPAPAEGSKEVAARVSVARDIQLDRARRLDLATDNGLNATAYGAGLEQICALDDSARALLTQAAQQTGLSARGWTRTLRLARTIADLEQSGPVLRRHVAEALVYRRTATADDQVEARMQGRVVS
- a CDS encoding response regulator, translating into MQISVTGHDQEERLSPEERLKAREDFFRLMSHEIRTPLNGVMGMLSLLTRTPLSPDQASYVQTARESGDHLLTLVNDLLDYARIDAGRIELETTEVQLEPLLQSVAELLSPRAHANHIEVAWSLDPRLDYIHADEGRLRQILFNLAGNAIKFTTKGGVLIDVGLSDAGLIRFSVRDTGAGIPEEARVRIFEEYGQVEASHATRYGGAGLGLVVVKKLVDVMQGTLTLESEVGNGSLFTVEFRAPYGLRNRPSQNRYPHAIAFIGDNEILAEGAESHLAAGDCRLRMVPRAEDIFDPQAIILADRAAFSAPAAAPSPRSLILLAPEQRDEIDAWREKGWSGYLIKPLRRSSLLERLETLHDQEQKVEPKPQNDDERIVSESAPDKSVLLVEDNPVNALLAQILLQREGCRVERASSGEEAIDIVKSRQFDIIFMDLGLPGIDGLGAVREIRAMGIRTPVIALTANAYEEDRRASIHAGMNDFLTKPIELVALKHRLQTWTGEHPTAKSA